From Nitrospirota bacterium, the proteins below share one genomic window:
- a CDS encoding acyl-CoA dehydrogenase family protein produces MIDFEFTPEQEALRGLAREFAQKEVLPRAPQADETGVFPMDVAKKAWELGLVSYRIPKEYGGLGLGSIEDCIVAEEICAACMGIHATLNITNLAMEPILVAGTDEQKKQWLRPLTEKLMLAAYCVTEPAAGSDVAGIQSTAVKKGNVYVLNGTKRFITGASLASYYVVFAYTDKSQKHKGMTAFIVPKELKGITVGKKENMMGQRASDTREISFEDVQVPAENRLGAEGEAFKIAMKAFDRTRPGVAAGAVGIARAALEYSTRYAKERKAFGQPIAEFQAIQFMLADMGMQIEGARLMTLKAAWLIDHDQRNSKLASMAKAFASDVAMKAAIDAVQIYGGLGYSKEYPVEKLMRDAKVTQIYEGTSQVQRMVIARSLIQEIN; encoded by the coding sequence ATGATCGACTTTGAATTTACCCCGGAACAAGAAGCATTGAGGGGCCTGGCGCGCGAATTTGCGCAGAAGGAAGTTCTCCCGCGCGCTCCCCAGGCCGATGAAACAGGCGTGTTCCCCATGGACGTTGCAAAGAAGGCCTGGGAACTGGGCTTGGTCAGCTATCGCATTCCGAAAGAATACGGAGGGCTGGGACTCGGTTCCATCGAGGACTGCATCGTGGCCGAAGAAATTTGCGCCGCCTGCATGGGCATTCATGCGACGCTCAACATCACCAACCTGGCCATGGAGCCGATCCTTGTGGCGGGAACGGATGAGCAGAAGAAACAATGGCTCAGGCCGCTGACCGAAAAACTTATGCTGGCCGCCTACTGCGTTACCGAGCCGGCGGCCGGCTCGGATGTGGCGGGTATCCAGAGCACAGCGGTCAAGAAAGGAAACGTGTACGTGTTGAACGGGACTAAACGATTCATCACGGGGGCGAGTCTCGCGAGCTACTACGTCGTGTTCGCGTACACGGACAAATCCCAGAAGCACAAGGGGATGACGGCGTTCATCGTTCCGAAGGAGCTGAAGGGGATCACGGTCGGCAAGAAGGAAAACATGATGGGCCAAAGAGCATCCGACACACGGGAGATCAGTTTCGAGGATGTCCAGGTTCCAGCGGAAAACCGCCTGGGTGCCGAGGGCGAGGCGTTCAAGATCGCGATGAAGGCATTTGATCGGACGCGTCCCGGCGTGGCCGCCGGCGCGGTGGGCATCGCGCGCGCGGCGCTGGAGTATTCCACGCGCTATGCCAAAGAGCGCAAGGCGTTCGGACAGCCGATCGCCGAGTTTCAGGCCATCCAGTTCATGTTGGCGGACATGGGGATGCAGATCGAAGGCGCCCGCCTGATGACGCTGAAGGCGGCCTGGCTGATCGACCATGACCAACGGAATTCGAAGCTGGCCTCGATGGCCAAGGCCTTCGCGTCCGACGTGGCCATGAAGGCGGCTATCGATGCGGTTCAGATCTACGGCGGTTTGGGCTACTCAAAGGAATACCCCGTCGAGAAGCTCATGCGGGATGCGAAGGTGACGCAGATCTACGAGGGCACGTCGCAGGTCCAACGAATGGTCATCGCGCGGAGCTTGATTCAGGAGATCAATTAG
- the hemB gene encoding porphobilinogen synthase: MAFPTTRLRRLRSSESIRTLVRETRLSPSDLIYPLFVEPGRSIKRPIPSMPGQFRYSVDKIGSVAKEAEKLGIPGVLLFGVPSRKDERATEAYAKSGSVQRAVADIKSKAPGLCVITDVCLCQYTSHGHCGIVARKGREFQILNDPSLEILARVAVSHAEAGADIVAPSDMMDGRVGAIRKALDGCGFERVAIMSYAAKFSSAFYGPFRQAAESTPQFGDRRAYQMDPANAREAMREMELDVEEGADILMVKPALAYLDIIRRAREKFDLPLAAFSVSGEYAMLEAAAAKGWIEKERVMLEMLTAIRRAGADMILTYFAPEAAKSLHAGSSRRP, translated from the coding sequence ATGGCCTTCCCCACCACCCGTCTGAGACGGCTCCGGTCGAGCGAGTCCATCCGGACGCTCGTCCGCGAGACGCGCCTTTCACCCTCGGATCTGATCTACCCCCTTTTCGTTGAGCCGGGTCGAAGCATCAAGCGGCCCATTCCCAGCATGCCCGGCCAGTTTCGCTACTCGGTGGACAAGATCGGAAGCGTGGCGAAGGAAGCCGAAAAGCTCGGCATTCCCGGCGTGCTCTTGTTCGGTGTTCCCAGCCGGAAGGACGAACGGGCGACCGAAGCCTACGCGAAAAGCGGATCGGTCCAGAGGGCGGTGGCGGACATTAAGTCGAAGGCTCCGGGGCTCTGCGTTATCACGGACGTCTGCCTCTGCCAGTACACCTCCCACGGGCACTGTGGCATTGTGGCGAGGAAGGGCAGGGAATTTCAGATTCTCAACGATCCCTCGCTGGAGATCCTAGCCCGCGTCGCCGTTTCGCACGCGGAGGCCGGGGCGGACATCGTGGCCCCGTCGGACATGATGGACGGACGCGTCGGAGCCATACGAAAGGCGCTGGACGGATGCGGCTTTGAACGAGTGGCCATCATGAGCTACGCCGCAAAGTTTTCGTCGGCCTTCTACGGCCCGTTTCGCCAGGCGGCGGAATCGACTCCCCAATTCGGAGACCGGCGGGCGTACCAGATGGACCCGGCCAATGCCCGCGAGGCGATGCGGGAAATGGAGTTGGACGTTGAGGAGGGCGCGGATATTCTGATGGTCAAACCAGCTCTGGCCTATTTGGACATTATCCGGAGGGCTCGGGAGAAATTCGACCTGCCTCTGGCTGCCTTCAGCGTGAGCGGAGAGTACGCCATGCTGGAAGCCGCTGCGGCGAAGGGATGGATCGAGAAGGAACGCGTGATGTTGGAGATGTTGACGGCGATTCGTCGTGCGGGGGCGGACATGATCCTGACGTATTTCGCCCCGGAAGCGGCGAAAAGTCTTCACGCCGGCTCGTCTCGCCGTCCGTGA
- the rdgB gene encoding RdgB/HAM1 family non-canonical purine NTP pyrophosphatase: MSNDVTILIATRNEGKFSEINALLSDLPLNFVSLNGLEGTLDMQENGSSYEANAVMKAKAGSQKFQMVCLGEDSGLEVEALGKMPGLHSARYAGDDASEKDNNRKLLRELTKKKVLLEKRVAHFVCAVGLAMPDGRVFSSSGTVKGVILSRARGRSGFGYDPLFFLPEFKKTFAQMSLAEKNRLSHRARAIEGIRKYLKKLV, from the coding sequence ATGTCCAACGACGTCACGATCCTCATTGCCACCCGTAACGAGGGAAAATTCAGTGAAATCAATGCGTTACTGTCTGATTTGCCGTTAAATTTCGTCAGTTTGAATGGGCTGGAAGGCACCCTGGACATGCAGGAAAACGGTTCTTCGTACGAAGCGAACGCCGTCATGAAGGCCAAGGCTGGGAGTCAAAAGTTTCAGATGGTTTGTCTCGGTGAGGACTCGGGATTGGAAGTGGAGGCGCTTGGGAAAATGCCGGGGCTTCATTCGGCCAGATATGCAGGCGACGACGCGTCAGAAAAAGATAACAATCGCAAATTGTTAAGAGAACTCACCAAGAAGAAAGTCTTGTTGGAAAAGCGGGTTGCCCATTTTGTGTGCGCCGTCGGACTGGCCATGCCGGATGGCCGCGTCTTCTCGTCCAGCGGGACCGTGAAGGGCGTGATCCTGTCGCGTGCCAGGGGCAGGAGCGGGTTCGGCTACGATCCGCTATTCTTTCTTCCGGAATTCAAGAAGACGTTCGCGCAAATGAGCCTGGCCGAGAAAAACCGGCTCAGCCACCGCGCCCGCGCGATCGAAGGCATCCGGAAGTATCTCAAGAAGCTGGTTTGA
- a CDS encoding glutamate racemase: MSRTSPISGDSRPIGVFDSGVGGLTVLRAIHERLPKERLIYLGDTARVPYGTKSRETVIRYAVESTIFLTSRNIKALVIACNTSTAYALDRMKKTFNLPVIGVIEPGVKQALLKTVRNRIGVIGTAGTVASGAYQRELRARRPDARVTAQACPLFVALAEEGWSTGRIAEETARRYLLPLRKRRLDTLVLGCTHYPLLKSTIRKVMGPGVLLVDSAEAVAEEVESVLGDKQLLAEGSGKGSLEIFATDVGGAFRRVAEKFLGRPLREVKRARI; encoded by the coding sequence ATGTCAAGAACGTCCCCAATCTCCGGTGATTCGCGGCCCATCGGGGTGTTCGATTCCGGCGTGGGCGGCCTCACCGTACTCCGGGCCATTCACGAACGCCTGCCGAAGGAGCGCCTAATCTATTTGGGGGACACGGCGCGCGTTCCCTACGGCACGAAATCCCGCGAAACGGTCATCCGCTACGCCGTCGAAAGCACCATTTTCCTGACCTCCCGGAATATCAAGGCTCTGGTCATCGCCTGCAACACCTCAACGGCGTACGCGCTGGATCGGATGAAGAAGACGTTCAATCTCCCCGTGATTGGGGTCATCGAGCCGGGAGTCAAGCAGGCCCTGCTGAAGACCGTGAGGAACAGGATCGGAGTCATCGGAACCGCCGGAACCGTGGCCAGCGGAGCGTACCAGCGGGAGTTGCGCGCAAGGCGACCGGACGCCCGCGTCACGGCGCAGGCCTGTCCGCTGTTCGTGGCCCTGGCCGAGGAGGGATGGAGCACCGGCAGGATTGCAGAGGAGACGGCCCGTCGCTATCTGCTCCCACTTCGGAAGCGCCGACTCGATACGCTGGTTCTCGGTTGCACGCACTACCCGCTCTTGAAATCGACCATCAGGAAAGTGATGGGTCCCGGAGTCTTGCTGGTGGATTCGGCGGAGGCGGTAGCGGAAGAAGTGGAAAGCGTTCTGGGAGACAAGCAGCTCCTGGCGGAGGGCTCGGGGAAGGGCTCTTTGGAGATTTTTGCGACGGATGTGGGGGGAGCTTTCCGGCGCGTCGCCGAGAAATTCCTCGGCCGACCGCTCCGCGAGGTCAAACGCGCAAGGATCTGA
- a CDS encoding site-2 protease family protein, protein MRKREIVVASTLLVLTVLSTLYAEARRTGDTEWSHLLNHWPFSATLLLILLTHELGHFFTARYHHVDASLPYFIPIPNIIGTFGAFIRMRSPIFSKRALVHIGASGPIAGMVVAVPVLIWGLQLSEIRPLPQETGQYAIFLGDNLLFGWLSGMLVGPIPEGYDLYLHPVAYAGWIGLFVTSLNLIPVGQLDGGHIAYSLLGRRFRLVGLVTVAILFALTFKWFGWFVWASMLLLVIGLRHPPPLDSISPLDGKTKAMGLLSFILFILTFTPNPIQLVRVE, encoded by the coding sequence GTGCGAAAAAGAGAAATCGTTGTTGCATCGACTCTTCTTGTGCTCACCGTTCTTTCAACTCTGTACGCGGAAGCGCGGCGGACAGGGGATACCGAGTGGTCACACCTCCTCAACCACTGGCCCTTTTCCGCCACGCTGCTCCTGATTCTCCTGACCCACGAACTGGGCCACTTCTTCACCGCCCGATATCACCACGTGGATGCCTCGCTCCCTTATTTCATTCCGATTCCCAACATCATCGGCACGTTCGGCGCATTCATCCGGATGAGATCGCCCATCTTCAGTAAGCGCGCGCTGGTCCACATCGGCGCGTCCGGACCGATTGCCGGCATGGTCGTGGCCGTGCCCGTGCTCATCTGGGGGCTCCAACTCTCGGAAATACGTCCGCTCCCCCAGGAAACAGGGCAATACGCCATTTTCCTCGGCGACAATCTCCTTTTCGGGTGGCTTTCCGGCATGCTCGTAGGTCCCATCCCCGAAGGTTACGACCTCTACCTGCATCCCGTGGCGTACGCGGGCTGGATCGGGCTGTTCGTCACTTCGCTCAATCTGATTCCCGTCGGGCAGCTCGACGGAGGCCACATCGCCTACTCCCTCCTGGGACGACGCTTTCGCCTCGTGGGTCTGGTCACGGTCGCCATCCTCTTCGCACTGACGTTCAAGTGGTTCGGATGGTTTGTGTGGGCTTCCATGCTTCTGCTCGTGATTGGTCTTCGTCACCCCCCGCCGCTCGACTCCATCTCGCCATTGGACGGGAAGACGAAGGCGATGGGCCTGCTGAGCTTTATCCTTTTCATCCTGACGTTTACCCCGAATCCAATTCAGCTCGTGAGGGTGGAGTAG
- the truA gene encoding tRNA pseudouridine(38-40) synthase TruA: MKRSEGDGEASRIREAERRIRVTLAFDGTEFSGWQIQKARRTVQGVLEESLQKLLGEPVRVSGCGRIDAGAHANCHVSHFDAHSRMKPDDLRRALNAVLPDDIVVHDVAEASPDFHSRKSAVAKTYEYAIWNAPKRPLRDRRYVWHVPMPLDVEAMRRAASALVGRKDFAAFRNVGSSVKTTVRDLSRIEIDREGSVVRVRATANGFLKQMMRVIVGTLMEVGLGRMEPERIREIVQKKQRSKAGRTAPARGLALVEVEYPRT; this comes from the coding sequence GTGAAGCGGAGCGAAGGGGACGGCGAGGCTTCTCGGATAAGAGAAGCGGAGCGCAGGATCCGGGTGACGTTGGCCTTCGACGGAACCGAATTTTCCGGGTGGCAGATCCAGAAAGCGAGACGTACCGTGCAAGGCGTGCTTGAAGAAAGCCTGCAAAAGCTGCTGGGCGAGCCCGTGCGGGTTTCCGGGTGCGGCCGAATCGACGCCGGCGCCCACGCCAACTGCCACGTCAGTCACTTCGATGCGCATTCGAGGATGAAACCCGATGACCTTCGGCGGGCACTGAACGCGGTACTCCCGGATGATATCGTCGTTCACGATGTGGCGGAGGCCAGTCCCGATTTTCACTCGCGCAAGTCGGCCGTGGCCAAGACCTACGAATACGCGATCTGGAATGCTCCGAAGCGTCCGCTGAGGGATCGACGCTACGTTTGGCACGTGCCCATGCCGTTGGACGTGGAGGCCATGCGGCGGGCCGCCTCCGCGCTCGTGGGTCGAAAAGATTTCGCCGCGTTCCGAAACGTGGGGAGCTCGGTCAAGACGACGGTGCGGGACCTGAGCCGTATTGAGATTGATCGGGAAGGGAGCGTCGTTCGAGTCCGAGCGACCGCGAACGGGTTCCTGAAGCAGATGATGCGCGTGATCGTAGGCACGCTGATGGAGGTCGGCCTTGGGCGAATGGAGCCTGAGCGGATCCGGGAAATTGTGCAGAAGAAACAGAGGTCGAAAGCGGGCCGAACAGCTCCGGCGCGGGGGCTCGCGCTCGTAGAAGTGGAGTACCCCCGAACGTGA
- a CDS encoding MaoC family dehydratase N-terminal domain-containing protein, whose amino-acid sequence MVDKSLIGIEGTPVDFEVEKGAIRRFAEALGDLNPIYLDEAAARKAGFASVVAPPTFATTMNEAAKPLREKLPLDFRRILHGGMEFEYFAPLTAGMTVSCTARLADVYEKSGGSGKMEFYVIEIIGKDSATEKPVFASRSTVIMKEAPKDEAA is encoded by the coding sequence ATGGTCGACAAAAGCCTCATCGGGATCGAGGGGACGCCCGTGGATTTTGAGGTCGAAAAAGGCGCCATCCGGCGGTTTGCAGAGGCCCTCGGAGACTTGAATCCAATCTACCTCGATGAGGCGGCGGCACGGAAGGCCGGATTCGCAAGCGTGGTGGCTCCCCCCACGTTTGCAACCACGATGAACGAGGCGGCCAAGCCACTCCGCGAAAAACTCCCCCTCGATTTCAGAAGAATCCTCCACGGAGGAATGGAGTTCGAATACTTCGCCCCGCTGACGGCCGGCATGACCGTCTCCTGCACTGCGCGCTTGGCCGACGTGTACGAGAAATCCGGCGGAAGCGGAAAAATGGAATTCTACGTGATCGAAATCATCGGCAAGGATTCCGCGACGGAGAAGCCGGTATTTGCCTCACGTTCCACCGTCATCATGAAGGAAGCCCCGAAAGACGAGGCTGCCTAG
- a CDS encoding MaoC family dehydratase, with translation MQAGDVIPAVKKPPIERIQLVRYAGASGDFNPIHVDETFAKAAGYPSVFAHGMLTMGTLGQFLNQWLGDPRRLRKFSVRFSTIVWPGDVITCQGTVRKVDGGVATCDFQAVNQKGEAVVKGSAEVTI, from the coding sequence ATGCAAGCCGGTGACGTCATCCCCGCCGTCAAAAAGCCGCCGATCGAGCGGATCCAACTCGTTCGATACGCCGGCGCCTCGGGGGATTTCAATCCGATCCACGTCGACGAGACCTTTGCCAAGGCCGCCGGCTATCCCTCAGTGTTCGCCCATGGGATGCTCACCATGGGGACGCTCGGCCAATTCCTCAACCAATGGCTGGGCGATCCGCGCCGCCTCCGCAAGTTCAGCGTACGTTTCTCCACCATCGTCTGGCCCGGAGACGTGATCACTTGTCAAGGCACCGTGCGGAAAGTCGACGGCGGAGTCGCCACCTGCGACTTCCAGGCGGTGAATCAGAAGGGCGAAGCGGTCGTCAAAGGCTCCGCGGAAGTCACGATCTGA
- a CDS encoding DUF4159 domain-containing protein yields MRDVKTRCQQAGCLLRLSSLLITLHCSLFTPRPAAAIGPSGKFIAAQLIYPGGNWDPYPSALTSLMTALVSRTSVDASLERAEISLRDPALFRYPLLFMMGDQSFPPFGDAEVRALRQYLDAGGILFVDDGFGVENDGFHASFTRLVQQLYPGRKLELMDEDHAVYVAFHLLRRVEGGRRLVKTNLYGVQGEGRSLILYSFNDLAGSWARDDLGNFIYPCFPGGDYQREMGFRMGINVVLYALTLDYKKDLIHQPYILRRQK; encoded by the coding sequence ATGCGTGATGTGAAAACCCGCTGCCAGCAGGCAGGTTGCCTCTTGCGCCTCAGCTCTCTGCTGATCACTCTTCACTGTTCACTCTTCACGCCGCGGCCCGCGGCGGCCATCGGCCCCTCCGGCAAGTTCATTGCGGCCCAGCTTATCTATCCGGGAGGGAACTGGGATCCCTATCCCTCCGCGCTCACGAGCCTCATGACGGCTTTGGTCAGCCGGACCAGCGTGGACGCCTCGCTCGAACGGGCGGAGATCTCACTTCGAGATCCGGCGCTCTTCCGCTACCCCCTTCTCTTCATGATGGGGGACCAGAGTTTCCCTCCGTTCGGTGACGCCGAAGTGCGGGCGCTTCGCCAGTATCTCGACGCCGGTGGGATTCTGTTCGTCGATGACGGCTTCGGTGTGGAGAACGACGGTTTCCATGCCTCCTTCACCCGGCTCGTGCAGCAGCTCTATCCGGGGCGCAAGCTCGAACTGATGGATGAGGATCACGCGGTCTACGTGGCCTTCCATCTGCTCAGGCGCGTGGAAGGGGGGCGGCGACTTGTGAAAACGAACCTGTACGGCGTGCAGGGCGAGGGGCGGAGTCTGATCCTTTACAGTTTCAACGATCTGGCGGGGTCATGGGCGCGGGACGACTTGGGAAACTTTATCTACCCATGCTTTCCCGGAGGTGACTATCAGCGGGAGATGGGGTTTCGGATGGGGATCAACGTGGTGCTTTACGCTCTGACACTGGATTACAAGAAGGACCTCATCCACCAGCCGTACATTCTGAGAAGGCAGAAGTAG
- a CDS encoding phosphoglucosamine mutase, which produces MGELFGTDGIRGVANEHPMTPEMALKLGMAASYYFGRDSRHPKILIGKDTRLSCYMFENALASGICAMGADVLLCGPMPTPAVAYLTASMRVDAGVIISASHNPYHDNGIKFVGPDGFKLRDQIENEIESLVLSNELEKHRVRPSQIGKARRIVDANGRYIVFLKNYFPKDLSLNGVKIVIDCANGAAYRVAPQVFSELGADVTAIHASPNGMNINDHCGATDPAALSAKVRESGAALGIALDGDGDRVILVDEQGEVVNGDEMLGICAMDYKQSGRLHGNAFVATVMSNFGLEAAMRAQGIRVVPAPVGDRYVIEEMRKDGIILGGEQSGHIVFLDRHTTGDGILTALEVLAISIRSGKSLGRLKEFMRKFAQTLVNVEVREKRPLDSMTTVGRAIKDVESKLNGKGRVYVRYSGTEPLARVLVEGEDERLTRAFAHQIAIELEREIGVRSS; this is translated from the coding sequence GTGGGAGAACTTTTCGGGACGGACGGCATTCGGGGTGTGGCCAACGAGCACCCGATGACGCCGGAAATGGCGCTCAAGCTCGGCATGGCTGCCTCCTACTACTTCGGGCGGGACAGCCGCCACCCGAAAATCCTGATCGGCAAAGATACCCGGCTCTCCTGCTATATGTTCGAAAACGCGCTGGCTTCCGGAATCTGCGCCATGGGGGCCGACGTCCTCCTGTGCGGGCCAATGCCGACGCCCGCCGTGGCCTACCTCACGGCCAGCATGCGCGTGGATGCCGGAGTCATCATCTCGGCCTCCCACAATCCGTACCACGACAACGGGATCAAATTTGTGGGGCCGGACGGATTCAAGCTGAGGGACCAGATTGAGAACGAGATCGAGAGCCTCGTTCTGAGCAACGAGCTGGAGAAACATCGCGTTCGGCCTTCCCAAATTGGCAAGGCACGGAGAATTGTCGACGCCAACGGCCGTTACATCGTATTTCTGAAGAATTACTTTCCAAAGGATCTTTCGCTGAACGGCGTTAAGATCGTCATCGATTGCGCCAACGGCGCGGCGTATCGCGTGGCCCCGCAGGTCTTCAGCGAACTCGGCGCGGACGTCACGGCCATCCATGCCTCCCCCAACGGCATGAACATCAACGACCACTGCGGCGCCACCGATCCGGCTGCCCTCTCGGCGAAAGTGCGCGAATCCGGCGCGGCCCTCGGGATCGCCCTCGACGGGGATGGAGACCGCGTGATCCTGGTGGACGAACAGGGCGAAGTGGTCAACGGCGATGAGATGCTCGGTATCTGCGCCATGGATTACAAACAAAGCGGCCGGCTTCATGGAAATGCGTTTGTCGCGACGGTCATGAGCAACTTCGGCCTCGAAGCGGCGATGCGGGCGCAGGGCATCCGGGTGGTGCCGGCGCCGGTGGGCGACCGATACGTCATCGAGGAGATGCGGAAAGACGGGATCATCCTCGGTGGGGAACAATCGGGCCACATTGTCTTTCTGGATCGGCACACCACGGGCGACGGCATTCTAACGGCCCTGGAAGTCCTGGCCATCTCCATCCGTTCGGGGAAAAGCCTGGGGCGTCTCAAGGAGTTCATGCGGAAGTTTGCGCAGACTCTTGTAAACGTGGAGGTCCGCGAGAAGCGTCCTCTCGATTCGATGACAACCGTGGGTCGTGCCATTAAGGACGTGGAGTCGAAGTTGAACGGAAAGGGGCGAGTGTACGTCCGCTACTCCGGGACCGAACCGCTCGCGCGCGTTCTGGTGGAAGGGGAGGACGAGCGACTC
- a CDS encoding BatA domain-containing protein: MDLLQPGLLPFLGLMAVPPIIHLLTRLRARRQPFPPIALVLRLQKSTARIQRLKEALLLAVRCLVIAGLVGTLAGPYLKRASAGGGANPTDRPVAVIIDNSASMLMEINRASLLDSARKWVKSLVRSGSKVAYVGVLGDAGGGLGVRTVDGMELERFVDRLRPFYGAVNAVEGIQRAMAALPEGGTIVVLSDLRRSSWDAERPRPIELPPGIRVEVRDLSVGREVANSGVRGVARQARSGPGEWELAVTAEVAADGNEHEVTLKESSGDARRVRLEAAGGGMITVPVPVAPAAGARFLTGEARLEADAFPADDARYFVFPVSRPLRVTVIEGEFGSVPLENETFYLSKAFLKFPSGVEPMEALVLRPGLLRDAPSTDPDVTLLVNVKASDLPSEWVHGLVRSVKKGAGLIIFSGKNVIEKDYNELMGDILPGHVADVRSVDPVPGRDDLRIGSVEWDHPIMQPFAGGAQGDPDTIRVRQYTRFRLAPGAGTVVASLENGDPYVVVGRAGAGRVVFFTSTADRDWNDFPVHPVFVPIVQQACSFVAARAESAGTMIAEAGKSVRLNWPGSPTRSLRAGAPDGREWTLQVSASQGQEEIEFMTPGPPGLYTIEDPDEPGGLRVTVAANTAMAETDLARITPDEMAGIVKGNVQIQSAPHKGTVVSVLEDRWDATNLALAFLVLLVAGELFLGNPRG, translated from the coding sequence ATGGATCTTCTCCAACCGGGCCTCCTCCCCTTTCTGGGATTGATGGCGGTGCCGCCGATCATTCACCTGCTGACGCGCCTCCGTGCCCGGCGACAGCCCTTCCCACCGATTGCCCTTGTCCTCCGGCTCCAGAAGAGCACGGCACGCATCCAGCGCCTGAAAGAGGCGCTCCTGTTGGCCGTACGTTGCCTTGTGATCGCGGGCTTGGTGGGCACGCTCGCGGGTCCTTACCTGAAGCGGGCGAGTGCCGGGGGGGGGGCGAATCCGACCGACCGGCCGGTAGCGGTCATCATCGACAATTCGGCGAGCATGCTCATGGAAATCAATCGGGCTTCACTCCTCGACAGCGCGCGGAAATGGGTGAAGAGCCTGGTGCGATCAGGGTCGAAAGTGGCGTACGTGGGGGTGCTGGGCGACGCGGGAGGGGGGCTGGGCGTTCGTACCGTGGACGGGATGGAACTGGAACGATTTGTGGACCGGTTGCGGCCCTTCTACGGCGCGGTGAATGCCGTCGAGGGCATTCAGAGGGCCATGGCCGCGCTTCCGGAAGGGGGAACGATTGTCGTGTTGTCGGATTTGCGCCGCTCGTCGTGGGATGCGGAGCGACCCCGGCCCATCGAACTTCCGCCGGGCATTCGAGTGGAGGTGAGGGATCTGAGCGTCGGCAGGGAGGTGGCCAACAGCGGGGTGAGGGGAGTGGCGCGTCAGGCCCGATCGGGTCCGGGGGAGTGGGAGCTGGCTGTGACCGCGGAGGTGGCGGCCGATGGGAACGAGCACGAAGTGACCTTGAAGGAATCGTCGGGAGATGCGCGACGAGTACGATTGGAGGCGGCCGGAGGGGGCATGATAACGGTGCCGGTTCCGGTGGCGCCCGCGGCGGGCGCCCGGTTTCTGACCGGTGAAGCCCGACTGGAAGCCGACGCATTTCCCGCGGATGACGCACGGTACTTTGTTTTTCCTGTGAGCCGGCCGCTGCGCGTGACGGTCATCGAAGGCGAATTCGGGAGTGTCCCTCTGGAAAATGAAACGTTTTACCTGTCGAAAGCCTTCTTGAAGTTTCCCTCCGGAGTGGAACCGATGGAGGCGCTGGTTCTCCGTCCGGGCCTCCTTCGGGACGCCCCCTCCACGGATCCGGATGTCACCCTGCTCGTCAACGTGAAGGCCTCGGATTTGCCCTCGGAATGGGTCCACGGATTGGTGCGAAGCGTGAAGAAGGGCGCGGGGTTGATTATCTTCTCCGGAAAAAACGTGATCGAAAAGGACTACAACGAGCTCATGGGGGATATCCTCCCGGGGCACGTGGCGGACGTGCGCTCGGTGGACCCGGTTCCCGGCCGCGATGACTTGCGGATCGGTTCTGTGGAGTGGGATCACCCGATCATGCAGCCGTTCGCGGGCGGGGCGCAGGGGGACCCGGATACCATTCGTGTTCGACAGTACACCCGATTCAGGCTTGCGCCCGGCGCGGGAACGGTGGTGGCGAGCCTTGAAAACGGTGATCCGTATGTTGTGGTGGGCCGGGCTGGAGCGGGGCGGGTGGTGTTCTTCACTTCCACGGCAGACCGGGATTGGAACGACTTTCCCGTCCACCCCGTATTCGTGCCTATTGTTCAACAAGCCTGCTCCTTCGTGGCTGCGCGGGCCGAGTCGGCCGGCACGATGATTGCGGAGGCAGGAAAATCGGTGCGGCTGAACTGGCCCGGATCGCCCACGCGGTCCCTTCGCGCCGGCGCGCCCGACGGTCGCGAATGGACGCTTCAGGTCTCGGCCTCACAAGGGCAGGAGGAAATCGAATTCATGACTCCCGGCCCCCCCGGCCTATACACGATTGAGGATCCCGATGAACCGGGGGGCCTCAGAGTGACCGTGGCGGCAAACACCGCGATGGCAGAGACGGATCTGGCCCGGATCACGCCGGATGAGATGGCCGGAATCGTGAAGGGGAATGTGCAGATTCAATCGGCCCCGCACAAGGGGACGGTGGTCTCGGTGCTGGAGGACCGATGGGATGCGACGAACCTGGCACTCGCGTTCCTCGTCCTGCTCGTCGCGGGAGAGCTGTTCCTGGGGAACCCGCGGGGATGA